The following coding sequences are from one Poecile atricapillus isolate bPoeAtr1 chromosome 28, bPoeAtr1.hap1, whole genome shotgun sequence window:
- the MRPL34 gene encoding large ribosomal subunit protein bL34m, with the protein MRSGVVGGRNKMAALATLWARAGGRSFSPLQGFPFPLLPNSLEPLPKTPNPSVLRLIPVPAWSFQQIRGKSRGNEYQPNNWKRKKTHGWIKRIRTPGGIAVILRRMLKGRKSLSH; encoded by the exons ATGAGAAGCGGCGTTGTTGGCGGGCGGAACAAAATGGCGGCGCTGGCAACTCTGTGGGCGCGGGCTGGGGGCCGCAG cTTTTCCCCGCTGCAAGGTTTTCCCTTCCCGCTGCTCCCGAACTCTCTGGAGCCTCTCCCCAAGACTCCCAACCCCTCCGTTCTTCGCCTCATCCCGGTTCCTGCTTGGAGTTTCCAACAAATCCGTGGAAAATCGCGGGGGAACGAGTACCAGCCCAACAACTGGAAGCGGAAAAAGACTCACGGGTGGATTAAACGGATCCGAACTCCCGGCGGGATCGCCGTGATCCTGCGGCGGATGCTGAAGGGCAGAAAATCCCTCAGCCACTGA
- the DDA1 gene encoding DET1- and DDB1-associated protein 1 encodes MADFLKGLPVYNKSNFSRFHADSVCKASNRRPSVYLPTREFPSEQIIVTEKTNILLRYLHQQWDKKNAAKKRDQEQGELEGENSAPPRKIARTGSQDMTEDT; translated from the exons ATG GCAGATTTCCTGAAGGGGCTCCCGGTGTACAACAAGAGCAACTTCAGCAGATTCCATGCGGATTCCGTCTGCAAGGCTTCC AACCGCCGCCCCTCGGTGTATTTGCCCACCAGAGAATTCCCCTCGGAACAGA TTATCGTGACAGAGAAGACGAACATCCTCCTGCGCTACCTCCACCAGCAGTGGGACAAAAAG AATGCGGCCAAGAAGCGGGaccaggagcagggggagctggagggggagaactcggccccgccccggaaAATCGCCCGGACCGGGAGCCAGGACATGACCGAGGACACTtaa
- the ABHD8 gene encoding protein ABHD8, protein MLTSITDGFLCCLLGKTPNSVAPLDSVESSDGFTFLEVKPGRILRIRHDVPNRPEFPPEAEEPPAERGAVRCKRRITLYRNGQLLIENLSDAAHQNPDPGAEQENPDPSGIPPTPGKRRKRKPKKVVTVDCEKRITGCKGAHGDVVLFFIHGVGGSLDIWKEQLEFFSKLGYEVVAPDLAGHGCSSAPPVAAAYTFYALAEDMRVVFKRYAKKRNILVGHSYGVSFCTFLAHEYPELVHKVIMINGGGPTALEPSLCSIFNLPPCVLHCLAPCLAWSFLRAGFARQGAKEKQLLKEGNAFNVSSFVLRATMSGQYWPEGDELYHAELAVPVLLVHGMHDKFVPVEEDQRMAEILLIAFLKVIDEGSHMVMLECPDTVNTLLHEFVLWEPDTPAARGDGDTK, encoded by the exons ATGCTGACCAGCATCACCGACGgcttcctctgctgcctcctgggCAAGACCCCCAACTCCGTGGCCCCCCTGGACAGCGTTGAATCCAGCGACGGCTTCACCTTCCTGGAAGTCAAACCCGGCCGAATCCTCCGGATCCGCCACGACGTTCCCAACCGCCCGGAATTCCCTCCGGAAGCGGAGGAACCACCGGCCGAGCGCGGCGCCGTGCGCTGCAAGCGCCGCATCACGCTCTACCGCAACGGGCAGCTCCTCATCGAGAACCTCTCCGACGCCGCTCACCAGAACCCCGACCCCGGCGCCGAGCAGGAAAACCCGGATCCCTCCGGAATTCCGCCGACGCCCGGGAAGCGTCGGAAGCGCAAACCCAAGAAGGTGGTGACGGTGGATTGCGAGAAGCGCATCACCGGCTGCAAGGGCGCGCACGGCGACGTGGTGCTCTTCTTCATCCACGGCGTGGGCGGCTCCTTGGACAtctggaaggagcagctggaattCTTTTCCAAGCTGGGATACGAGGTGGTGGCGCCGGATTTGGCGGGGCACGGCTGCAGCTCGGCGCCGCCCGTGGCCGCCGCCTACACCTTCTACGCCTTGGCCGAGGACATGAGGGTGGTGTTCAAGCGCTACGCCAAGAAAAGGAACATCCTGGTCGGCCACTCCTACGG ggTGTCCTTCTGCACCTTCCTGGCGCACGAGTACCCGGAGCTGGTGCACAAGGTGATCATGATCAACGGTGGTGGCCCCACGGCGCTGgagcccagcctgtgctccaTCTTCAACCTGCCACCGTGTGTGCTGCACTGCCTGGCGCCCTGCCTGGCCTGGAGCTTCCTCAG GGCCGGCTTCGCCCGCCAGGGCGCCaaggagaagcagctgctgaaggagggCAACGCCTTCAACGTCTCCTCCTTCGTGCTGAGGGCCACCATGAGCGGCCAGTACTGGCCCGAGGGTGACGAGCTGTACCACGCCGAGCTGGCCGTGCCCGTGCTGCTCGTGCACGGCATGCACGACAAGTTCGTGCCCGTGGAGGAGGACCAGAGGATGGCGGAG ATCCTGCTGATCGCCTTCCTGAAGGTGATCGACGAGGGCAGCCACATGGTGATGCTGGAGTGCCCGGACACGGTGAACACGCTGCTGCACGAGTTCGTCCTCTGGGAGCCCGACACGCCCGCGGCCCGCGGCGACGGCGACACCAAATGA